TATTGAGCGAGAGATTATTAAAATCTTTTTTCCTTCTGGAAAGATTTGGTAATTTTCTAAAAGATCAACAACCGCTTTAGGTGTTGCTGGATAGAAAATTGGTTGATCCCAGGCTAACCTTCCTATATTGTAAGGAGTTAAACAATCGATGTCTTTATTGTGATCAATGCTTTCAATAATCCTTAACGAGTTATACTTGGAAGGAATTGGTTGCTCACAAATCACACCATAAATATCTTCTTTTTTTTGCTCTTCTTTAATGAAATTTATTATCTCTTCTTCTGATATATCTTCACCAAAATTTTTATAAATCGGTATAAAACCCAATTTTTCACTCTTCTTAATCTTTTGACGAACATAAACCTTGGTACCTTCGTCTTCACCAATCTGAATTATTAAAAAAGAAATTTTATCTTTAATATTGGTTATTTTTCCCCTTAACTCTTCTTCTTTTTTTAGCGCTAGGGTTTTCCCTTCTAATATCAATGCCATTTTTTATTCAAAATAAAAAATCATACCAATTTTTTTTGATAAATCAAATTAAAAAATTTTTTTATAAAATCGGTAGTTTTTTTAATTATTCTTTTAAAACCAAATTCCATCAAAACTTTTCTATTTCCTTGCCACCTCCTATTTATTTAATTTTAAAACATTTCTCTGAAAAAATCAATCTCAATTTTGTTTTATTATCTTTATAATAAAATTCTTAATTTCTGATAATTTTTTACCTTTACCTCCACCTTCAGCTAAATCTTCTCGACCACCGCCACCTCCGCCAAGAAACTCACCAAGTTTCTTTGCCAAATCCTTTGCTTTAATCTTTTCTTGCAAATCTTTACTCACAAAAATAATAAACTCCCAATCATCTTTTTCTTTTCTAAAAAAGAACCCCACTCGTTTTTCTTTTTCTTTTTCTTTAAGATAATCACAAAGTTTTCTTATCTCATCTTTTTCTAAAAAGGAATAATCTTCGATAATTAATTCAATATCTTCTGATATTCTTTTACCAGTCAGATTATTCACAATTATTGAGAGGTATTTTTCAACAATTTTTTTTCGATTTTTCTCTTGTTCTCTTAAATTTTCTAATATTTCCTTTATTTTTTTAAAGAGATTTTCTTCAGAAACCTGTAGTTCTTTTCTTAGTTCTTTTAATCTTTTATCTTTTAAGAGAAGATAATCAAAAGCCCTTTTGCCACAATAGGCTTCTATTCTTCTAATACCAGCAGCTATTCCTTTTTCATCAATGATTTTAAAAAGTCCGATCTCACCAGTATAGTCTAAATGGGTACCGCCACAAACTTCTAAAGAAAAATCGCCTATCTTTATCACATTCACATACTCTCCGTACTCCTCTAAAAACAAAGCAATCGCTCCCATCTCTTTTGCCTTTTCAAAAGGCAGGTTATAATGCTTCTCTACCTTGATATTTTCTAAAATCTTTTGAAAGACTATCTCTTCAATTTTTGAAATCTCCTCTTCCTTTAAGGGCCGGTAAAAATTGAAATCAAAATGAAGCCTACCAACCTCCACCAAACTACCTTCTTGCCTTACCTCTTTGCCCAAAACCAATTTTAATGCCTTATGTAACAAATGGGTTGAAGTGTGTGCTCGCATAATCTCGTATCTTCTTTCTTTCTCAACCACCGCCAAAACTTTTTTCCCCAATAGATTTATCTCTTTCTCCATTTTTATCTTGTGAACAGGCACTTGATATTGATAATAACTATCTATCACTGGAATTTCTAAGTCTTCATAAATTATTTTTCCGGTATCACCAATCTGACCACCCTTTTCGGCATAGAAAGGTGTGGGATTTAACACAATTTCATATTCTTCGGCTGAAATCTTTTGAAAAAAAACCACTCTACTCTCTACGGCTAACTTATCATAACCACAAAACTCAACACTTTCTTTAGGGATTTCTTTGGAAACAATTATTTTTTCTTTTTTTCTTTCCTCTATTTTATTTTTAAATCCTTCTAGATCTAACAAAAGATTTTCGTCTTTTGATAGTTCCTCCATAATTTCAATATTT
This window of the candidate division WOR-3 bacterium genome carries:
- a CDS encoding bifunctional 5,10-methylenetetrahydrofolate dehydrogenase/5,10-methenyltetrahydrofolate cyclohydrolase: MALILEGKTLALKKEEELRGKITNIKDKISFLIIQIGEDEGTKVYVRQKIKKSEKLGFIPIYKNFGEDISEEEIINFIKEEQKKEDIYGVICEQPIPSKYNSLRIIESIDHNKDIDCLTPYNIGRLAWDQPIFYPATPKAVVDLLENYQIFPEGKKILIISRSIIIGKPLLLMLLKKSKLGNATVICAHSKTKELKELTKVADIIITAVGKPYFLTKEMVKEDSVIIDCGINVVEKEGKSEIVGDAHYDELLDKVKAITPVPGGVGVLTTINLLENIFRSYERKKRV
- the alaS gene encoding alanine--tRNA ligase, whose product is MKAQELRISFLSFYKERDHIIVPSSSLVPKDDPTLLFTTAGMVQFKPFYAGTKPLPYKRAASCQKCLRLTDLEKVGFSPKYCTFFEMLGNFSFGDYFKKEALIWAWEYLTEVLKLDKKRLYVSVFREDDEAYDIWHKIIGLEEKRIYRLGEEDNFWGPAGGVGACGPSSEIYYDLGERFGCQKESCGPGCSCDRFLELYNIVFPMYDQQPDGRRLPLKNRGIDTGMGLERLAMVIQNKKTIFETDLFDFIIKKLEKILGIEKNEENKSFFYAASDHLRALTFAICDGVLPSNEERGYVLRLLLRRVLVLYYKILKEFPEKPFLYQLPSEIIYNYSLFYPELKEGINKVPLIIKEEEERFLYTLKRAIGKWEEVIAEIKKRNEKVISGDKLFFLHDTFGLNIEIMEELSKDENLLLDLEGFKNKIEERKKEKIIVSKEIPKESVEFCGYDKLAVESRVVFFQKISAEEYEIVLNPTPFYAEKGGQIGDTGKIIYEDLEIPVIDSYYQYQVPVHKIKMEKEINLLGKKVLAVVEKERRYEIMRAHTSTHLLHKALKLVLGKEVRQEGSLVEVGRLHFDFNFYRPLKEEEISKIEEIVFQKILENIKVEKHYNLPFEKAKEMGAIALFLEEYGEYVNVIKIGDFSLEVCGGTHLDYTGEIGLFKIIDEKGIAAGIRRIEAYCGKRAFDYLLLKDKRLKELRKELQVSEENLFKKIKEILENLREQEKNRKKIVEKYLSIIVNNLTGKRISEDIELIIEDYSFLEKDEIRKLCDYLKEKEKEKRVGFFFRKEKDDWEFIIFVSKDLQEKIKAKDLAKKLGEFLGGGGGGREDLAEGGGKGKKLSEIKNFIIKIIKQN